A portion of the Sphingobacterium spiritivorum genome contains these proteins:
- a CDS encoding phosphomannose isomerase, whose protein sequence is MEYVDKAELFSEIEKILTDKGFGIEKQDQTRPWGGFFVINEDQAQQFADEYFEGLNVQDLKISGKLSPKILIVAPEKRLSWQYHHRRAEIWRVIKGTVGVVTSDTDDEQELKKLTTGESIKLRQGERHRLVGLSEYGVLAEIWQHTDIDNPSDEDDIVRVQDDFGR, encoded by the coding sequence ATGGAATACGTAGATAAAGCCGAATTATTCAGTGAAATAGAGAAAATCCTTACAGATAAAGGATTTGGCATCGAAAAACAAGATCAGACCCGTCCATGGGGAGGTTTTTTTGTAATAAATGAAGATCAGGCACAGCAGTTTGCAGATGAATATTTTGAGGGTCTGAATGTACAGGATCTTAAGATTTCCGGTAAATTAAGTCCTAAAATTCTGATCGTTGCTCCGGAAAAACGTCTTTCATGGCAATACCACCATCGCCGTGCAGAAATCTGGAGAGTAATCAAAGGTACTGTAGGTGTAGTGACAAGTGATACAGATGATGAGCAGGAACTTAAAAAACTTACAACAGGTGAAAGCATTAAGCTTCGCCAGGGAGAACGCCACCGTCTGGTAGGATTATCCGAATATGGTGTATTGGCAGAAATCTGGCAACATACAGATATTGACAACCCTTCTGATGAGGACGATATTGTCCGGGTACAGGATGACTTTGGAAGATAA